One genomic window of Antricoccus suffuscus includes the following:
- the leuC gene encoding 3-isopropylmalate dehydratase large subunit: MGKTLAEKIWDDHLVRRVEGEPDLLYIDLHLVHEVTSPQAFDGLRAAGRPVRRTDLTVATEDHNVPTTDVDKPIADPVSRLQVDTLRANCKEFGVPIYPMGDENQGIVHVIGPQLGLTQPGTTVVCGDSHTSTHGAFGALAFGIGTSEVEQVLATQTLPLRPFKTMSVTVNGSLGEDVTAKDVILAVIAQIGTGGGQGYVIEYRGTAIEALSMESRMTICNMSIEAGARAGMIAPDETTFEFLKGRERAPKGADWDAAVEYWKTLRTDDDATYDAKVILETGALTPFVTWGTNPGQGAPLSSSVPDPESYDDPSARTSAANALKYMDLQAGTPLRQISVDTVFVGSCTNGRIEDLRAAAAVVKGHKVAGSVRMLIVPGSMKVKLQAESEGLDKVFTEAGAEWRSAGCSMCLGMNPDQLAPGERSASTSNRNFEGRQGKGGRTHLVSPLVAAATAIRGTLSSPSDLDK; the protein is encoded by the coding sequence ATGGGTAAGACCCTGGCAGAGAAGATATGGGACGACCACTTGGTGCGTCGCGTAGAAGGTGAACCAGACCTTCTGTATATCGATCTTCATCTCGTGCACGAAGTCACGAGCCCGCAGGCCTTCGACGGGCTCCGCGCCGCCGGTCGTCCGGTACGCCGGACCGATCTGACGGTCGCCACCGAAGACCACAACGTACCCACCACCGATGTCGACAAGCCGATCGCGGATCCTGTGTCCAGGCTTCAGGTCGACACACTTCGCGCCAACTGCAAGGAGTTCGGCGTACCGATCTATCCCATGGGCGATGAGAACCAGGGCATCGTGCACGTCATCGGTCCCCAGCTCGGACTGACTCAGCCGGGTACGACGGTCGTGTGCGGCGACAGCCACACCTCCACGCACGGCGCATTCGGCGCGCTGGCGTTCGGCATCGGCACCAGCGAGGTCGAGCAGGTGCTGGCTACCCAGACTCTTCCGCTGCGTCCTTTCAAGACGATGTCCGTCACCGTCAACGGGTCGCTCGGCGAGGATGTCACGGCGAAGGACGTCATTCTCGCCGTCATCGCCCAGATCGGCACCGGCGGTGGGCAGGGTTACGTCATCGAATATCGCGGCACCGCGATTGAGGCGCTGTCGATGGAGTCGCGCATGACCATCTGCAACATGTCGATCGAGGCCGGTGCACGCGCGGGCATGATCGCACCGGACGAGACGACGTTCGAGTTCCTCAAGGGCCGCGAACGCGCGCCCAAGGGGGCCGACTGGGATGCCGCAGTGGAGTACTGGAAGACGCTGCGCACGGATGACGATGCGACGTACGACGCCAAGGTGATCCTCGAGACCGGCGCGCTGACACCATTCGTTACGTGGGGCACGAACCCGGGTCAGGGCGCCCCGCTGTCATCGTCGGTGCCGGACCCGGAGTCGTACGACGACCCGAGCGCACGTACGTCGGCCGCTAATGCGTTGAAGTACATGGACTTGCAGGCCGGTACGCCGCTCCGCCAGATCTCGGTCGACACCGTGTTCGTTGGCTCGTGCACCAATGGCCGGATCGAGGACTTGCGCGCGGCCGCGGCCGTGGTCAAGGGCCACAAGGTCGCCGGCAGCGTCCGGATGTTGATTGTTCCTGGCTCGATGAAAGTCAAGCTGCAGGCCGAGAGTGAAGGCCTGGACAAGGTCTTCACCGAGGCCGGGGCTGAGTGGCGTTCGGCGGGTTGCTCGATGTGCTTGGGAATGAACCCCGACCAGCTGGCGCCCGGTGAGCGGTCGGCGTCGACGTCCAACCGCAACTTCGAAGGCAGGCAAGGCAAAGGCGGCCGCACCCATCTGGTGTCACCGCTCGTGGCCGCCGCGACCGCGATCCGCGGCACGCTGTCCTCTCCCAGCGATCTAGACAAGTAA
- the leuD gene encoding 3-isopropylmalate dehydratase small subunit — MQKFLTHTGTIAPLRRSNVDTDQIIPAVYLKRVTKTGFEDGLFSAWKANEPDFVLNKPEYAGASILVAGPDFGTGSSREHAVWALRDGGFSVVISSRFADIFRGNSLKDGLLTVVLPEADVEALMALGEQSPTAEVTVDLDKREIRYVPQNASIAGDSAAKTVSFDIDDYSRWRLMEGLDDIGLTLRNEGDIADFEAKRPVWKPVTV; from the coding sequence ATGCAGAAGTTTTTGACCCACACCGGAACGATCGCGCCGTTGCGCCGCAGCAATGTCGATACCGATCAGATCATTCCCGCCGTCTATCTCAAGCGAGTCACCAAGACCGGCTTCGAGGACGGCCTGTTCTCGGCTTGGAAGGCGAACGAACCGGACTTCGTGCTCAACAAGCCGGAGTACGCCGGCGCCTCGATTTTGGTTGCCGGACCGGACTTCGGGACCGGATCGTCTCGCGAACACGCCGTATGGGCACTTCGGGATGGCGGATTTTCGGTAGTTATTTCTTCGCGTTTCGCGGACATCTTCCGCGGCAACTCGCTCAAGGACGGCCTGCTCACCGTCGTGCTTCCGGAAGCGGATGTTGAGGCGCTCATGGCCCTCGGCGAGCAGTCGCCGACGGCCGAGGTGACTGTCGATCTCGACAAGCGCGAAATTCGCTATGTCCCCCAGAATGCCTCTATAGCAGGGGATTCCGCCGCAAAGACGGTCTCCTTTGACATCGATGACTACAGTCGCTGGCGTCTGATGGAGGGTCTGGACGATATCGGGCTCACCCTGCGCAACGAGGGTGACATCGCCGATTTCGAGGCCAAGCGGCCGGTTTGGAAGCCCGTTACGGTCTGA
- a CDS encoding HU family DNA-binding protein yields MNKSELVEALAARLEGDKKTAAKAVDEIVDLVLRSVVKGEKVSIAGFGVFEKRARAARTARNPATGESIKLKKTNVPAFRPGTQFKNVVAGKVKLGAAPKPAKKAATKTAAAAAKSTAAKKTTAAKATKAPAKKAAAKAPAKKAAAKAPAKKAAKKTTARKAPAKR; encoded by the coding sequence GTGAACAAGTCCGAATTGGTTGAGGCCCTCGCCGCGCGCCTCGAAGGAGACAAGAAGACCGCCGCCAAGGCAGTCGACGAAATTGTCGACCTCGTCCTGCGCTCGGTCGTCAAGGGTGAAAAGGTATCGATTGCCGGCTTCGGCGTGTTCGAGAAGCGCGCTCGCGCCGCTCGCACCGCTCGTAACCCTGCGACCGGCGAGAGCATCAAGCTCAAGAAGACCAACGTGCCGGCGTTCCGTCCGGGCACGCAATTCAAGAACGTCGTTGCGGGCAAGGTGAAGCTCGGCGCCGCGCCGAAGCCAGCCAAGAAGGCCGCAACGAAGACCGCCGCAGCCGCGGCGAAGTCCACGGCTGCAAAGAAGACCACGGCTGCCAAGGCGACGAAGGCACCTGCCAAGAAGGCCGCTGCCAAGGCCCCTGCCAAGAAGGCCGCTGCAAAGGCGCCAGCCAAGAAGGCCGCAAAGAAGACGACCGCTCGGAAGGCACCTGCCAAGCGCTAG
- a CDS encoding NUDIX hydrolase produces MSEPDPVAIGDDAAKLTAAGGVLWRDTNGTVEVLLVHRPSYDDWSLPKGKPDASENPIQTAVREVTEETGLPFTLGVFLSTVHYRVGSHAKSVSYWAMRLTDGCADAPASVDVEEIDDFTWVPLAKASGVLTYPTDRAVLDRFAQIGTTPIALLLVRHGRAGERNKWTGDDYDRPLDKKGRRQATAIAQTLPAFAPISVYTADPVRCRQTVQPLAEALQIKVKDAPNLGDIEFAEDDERGFGEVHKLLTAPGPVVLSTQGGVVDALTSAFRVDHNPAQVGSKKGGVWAFGGVGDQIVTADYYRTLQPGDE; encoded by the coding sequence ATGAGCGAACCGGATCCTGTGGCGATCGGCGACGACGCGGCCAAGCTGACCGCTGCCGGCGGCGTGCTGTGGCGAGACACGAACGGCACGGTCGAGGTTTTGCTCGTTCACCGCCCGTCGTACGACGACTGGTCGCTGCCTAAGGGTAAACCGGACGCCTCCGAAAATCCCATCCAGACGGCGGTCCGGGAGGTCACGGAGGAGACCGGGTTACCGTTCACGCTCGGCGTATTCCTCTCCACGGTGCACTACCGTGTCGGGTCGCACGCGAAATCGGTGAGCTACTGGGCCATGCGACTCACGGACGGCTGCGCTGACGCGCCGGCCTCGGTGGATGTCGAGGAGATCGACGACTTCACGTGGGTGCCGCTTGCCAAGGCATCTGGGGTTCTCACCTATCCAACCGACCGCGCCGTGTTGGATCGCTTCGCGCAGATCGGTACAACGCCGATTGCCCTGTTACTAGTGCGCCACGGCCGCGCCGGCGAGCGCAACAAGTGGACCGGTGACGACTACGACCGGCCACTGGACAAGAAGGGGCGCCGGCAGGCGACGGCGATCGCGCAGACACTGCCGGCGTTCGCGCCGATCAGCGTCTACACCGCCGATCCCGTGCGTTGCCGTCAAACCGTCCAGCCCCTCGCGGAAGCGCTGCAGATCAAGGTCAAGGACGCGCCAAATCTCGGCGACATCGAGTTCGCCGAAGACGACGAGCGCGGATTTGGCGAGGTGCACAAGCTCCTGACCGCGCCGGGTCCGGTCGTTCTGAGCACTCAGGGCGGCGTCGTTGACGCACTGACCTCGGCTTTTCGCGTCGACCACAATCCCGCTCAGGTCGGCAGCAAGAAGGGGGGCGTCTGGGCGTTCGGTGGTGTGGGCGACCAAATCGTCACTGCGGACTACTACCGCACGCTCCAACCTGGGGATGAGTAG
- a CDS encoding RNA degradosome polyphosphate kinase, producing the protein MSSSTAESAGTDALSLPNDRYLNREISWVDFNARVLAAGEDPTTPLLERVKFLAIFASNLDEFYMVRVAGLKRRQSTGLSVRSPDGLSAREQLEKISEKTQALVARHSKCFNEEIMPALNANGIEILKWAELTGEEQARLGEFFHSQIFPVLTPLAVDPAHPFPYISGLSLNLAVVVRDPGQDVERFARVKVPNNVDRFIKLGKDRFVPLEELIAANIGQLFPGMEVIDHHPFRVTRNADLDVEEDRDEDLLQALERELARRRFGPAVRIEVTDNMDPHVLDLLSRELDVDEDDIIVVPGLLDLSSLFAIVDVDRPDLKDEPFVPATHPRLTEGKSIFSTLREGDVLVHHPYDSFATSTQRFIEQAAADPKVLAIKQTLYRTSGDSPIVHALVEAAEAGKQVVVLVEIQARFDEEANISWARALERAGCHVVYGLVGLKTHCKTALVVRQEGGQIRRYCHIGTGNYNPKTARMYEDLGLLTADPEIGADLTDLFNVLTGYSRQTEYRKLLVAPHGVRKGLIERLDREAENARAGKPARVVIKTNHIVDEDSIDALYRASMAGVQVDLIVRTNCAVRPGVEGMSDNVRVRSIIGRFLEHSRVSYFHNDGDPEIFIGSADLMHRNLDRRVEVLTRVTDTIARGRIKAMIDRILDVDIIAWDLQPDGTWISSTEGSTVPMSDYQSELIAGIAASTKPAN; encoded by the coding sequence ATGAGCTCATCTACCGCAGAATCGGCCGGGACTGACGCGCTATCGCTGCCCAACGACAGGTATCTCAACCGCGAGATCTCCTGGGTCGACTTCAACGCGCGGGTGCTAGCGGCAGGCGAAGACCCAACCACTCCGCTGCTCGAGCGAGTGAAGTTCCTGGCCATCTTTGCCAGCAACCTGGACGAGTTCTACATGGTGCGCGTAGCCGGCCTGAAGCGCCGTCAGAGCACGGGATTGTCGGTGCGGTCCCCCGATGGCTTATCAGCTCGGGAGCAACTGGAGAAGATCTCTGAGAAGACGCAAGCGCTTGTCGCGCGTCATTCCAAGTGCTTCAACGAAGAGATCATGCCGGCGCTCAACGCGAATGGCATCGAGATCCTCAAGTGGGCCGAGCTCACCGGCGAGGAGCAGGCCCGGCTCGGTGAGTTCTTCCACTCGCAGATCTTCCCGGTGCTCACGCCGTTGGCGGTCGATCCGGCGCACCCGTTCCCTTACATATCGGGCCTCTCCCTCAACCTCGCGGTCGTCGTTCGCGACCCTGGGCAAGACGTCGAGCGGTTCGCTCGCGTGAAGGTGCCCAACAACGTCGACCGCTTCATCAAGCTCGGCAAGGACCGGTTCGTGCCGTTGGAAGAGCTGATCGCGGCCAACATCGGGCAGTTGTTCCCCGGCATGGAGGTCATCGACCACCACCCGTTCCGCGTGACACGCAACGCCGACCTCGACGTCGAGGAAGATCGCGACGAGGACCTGCTTCAGGCACTGGAGCGCGAACTCGCGCGCCGGCGGTTCGGGCCAGCCGTCCGGATCGAGGTCACCGACAACATGGACCCTCACGTGCTCGACCTGCTGTCCCGTGAGCTGGACGTCGATGAAGACGACATCATCGTCGTACCGGGCCTGTTGGACCTGTCATCGCTCTTCGCGATCGTCGACGTGGACCGACCGGACCTGAAGGACGAGCCATTTGTCCCGGCCACCCATCCGCGGTTAACCGAGGGCAAGTCGATCTTCTCGACGCTGCGTGAGGGCGACGTACTCGTGCATCACCCGTACGACTCGTTTGCAACCAGCACACAGCGGTTCATCGAACAGGCCGCCGCGGACCCGAAGGTCCTCGCCATCAAGCAAACCCTCTACCGCACCTCAGGCGACTCCCCGATCGTGCATGCGCTGGTGGAAGCGGCCGAGGCAGGCAAACAAGTCGTCGTTCTGGTGGAGATCCAGGCTCGATTCGACGAGGAAGCCAACATCAGCTGGGCCCGCGCACTCGAGCGCGCCGGCTGCCATGTCGTCTACGGCCTGGTCGGACTCAAGACCCACTGCAAGACGGCCCTCGTCGTGCGCCAAGAAGGTGGCCAGATTCGCCGCTACTGCCATATCGGCACCGGCAACTACAACCCCAAGACCGCGCGCATGTATGAGGATCTGGGCCTGCTCACCGCCGACCCTGAGATCGGCGCGGACCTGACGGACTTGTTCAACGTGCTTACCGGCTACTCACGGCAGACCGAATACCGCAAGCTCCTGGTCGCGCCGCACGGCGTACGCAAAGGACTCATTGAGCGGCTGGACCGCGAGGCCGAGAATGCCCGCGCCGGCAAACCGGCCCGAGTCGTCATCAAGACCAACCACATCGTCGACGAGGACAGCATCGATGCTCTGTATCGCGCCTCCATGGCCGGCGTACAGGTAGATCTGATCGTGCGCACGAACTGCGCGGTTCGGCCCGGCGTGGAAGGGATGTCTGACAACGTCCGGGTACGTTCGATCATCGGACGATTCCTCGAGCACTCTCGGGTTTCGTACTTCCACAACGACGGTGATCCCGAAATCTTCATCGGTAGTGCGGATCTGATGCACCGCAACCTTGACCGCCGCGTTGAGGTGCTCACCAGGGTGACCGATACGATCGCGCGCGGCCGGATCAAGGCCATGATCGACCGGATCCTTGACGTCGACATCATCGCCTGGGACCTGCAACCGGACGGCACCTGGATCAGCAGCACCGAGGGCTCGACCGTTCCGATGTCCGACTATCAAAGTGAACTCATCGCGGGTATCGCGGCTAGCACCAAACCAGCCAATTGA
- the cofC gene encoding 2-phospho-L-lactate guanylyltransferase, whose amino-acid sequence MHDTERDSTASARYAGNAPGDPADAARLWSLVIPVKATQRAKTRVVTEPEGLIDNAALAAAFAYDTVEAALSSEQVQAVYVVTEDLQIAAGVRELGAIVVVEQSKLPIESPGFARLNDAIHSGELAARDAGAKYVAALTADLPTLTPAELSAVLVDAARFARSYVADSSRIGTSLLAAGPETALDPQFGYDSAAAHAATGAVSIDVSAPTVRTDVDTLDELSEAADLGLGPRTAALFAEYEQRAANESTR is encoded by the coding sequence ATGCATGACACAGAGCGAGATTCCACAGCCTCAGCACGGTACGCCGGAAACGCTCCGGGCGACCCGGCCGATGCCGCGCGGCTCTGGTCGCTCGTCATACCGGTCAAGGCGACTCAGCGGGCCAAGACGCGGGTCGTCACCGAGCCCGAAGGGCTCATCGACAACGCGGCCCTCGCCGCGGCCTTCGCCTACGACACCGTCGAAGCGGCACTCTCCAGCGAACAGGTCCAGGCGGTGTACGTCGTCACCGAGGACCTCCAGATCGCGGCTGGCGTGCGGGAGCTCGGCGCCATCGTCGTAGTCGAGCAGTCGAAGCTGCCCATTGAGTCACCAGGGTTCGCGCGCCTCAACGATGCCATCCACAGCGGTGAACTCGCCGCCCGCGACGCCGGCGCTAAGTACGTCGCCGCGCTCACCGCAGACCTCCCGACTCTGACGCCCGCTGAACTGTCCGCCGTACTGGTCGACGCGGCGCGTTTTGCGCGGTCGTACGTCGCGGACTCCAGCAGAATCGGGACCTCGCTGTTGGCAGCCGGACCAGAAACCGCACTCGACCCCCAGTTCGGCTACGACTCCGCCGCCGCGCACGCCGCCACGGGCGCCGTGTCGATCGACGTATCGGCACCTACCGTGCGCACCGACGTCGACACCCTGGATGAGCTCAGCGAAGCGGCAGACCTGGGCCTTGGACCGCGTACAGCGGCACTATTCGCCGAGTACGAGCAACGCGCGGCCAACGAGTCCACCCGGTGA
- a CDS encoding lysophospholipid acyltransferase family protein, with protein sequence MSTSADKKPKRKRPGGRELSLTLRFVAPLVRNASRLLFKEKFRNRELIPATGPALLVLNHVSVVDPLAVASYVWSAGRLPRFMIKDGVFKAPVVGAAMRHCKQIEVARGSANALKSIDDAVSILQEGGVVVVYPEGTVTRNDSFWPMRSKTGVARIARAAPDAPVITLSQWGAQDTWNYHTRKKSIFPRKKVTIVAHGELDLTAERALPNSESYRRMTDRMMNDIAAGVGELRGETPPPDLFADGKSDAS encoded by the coding sequence GTGAGCACCTCGGCAGATAAGAAGCCCAAACGGAAGCGTCCCGGCGGCCGGGAGCTCTCGCTGACGCTGAGGTTCGTGGCGCCGCTCGTCCGCAACGCGTCGCGGTTGCTGTTCAAAGAGAAATTCCGCAACCGCGAGTTGATCCCGGCGACCGGCCCCGCGCTCCTGGTCCTTAACCATGTTTCGGTTGTCGATCCACTCGCCGTTGCCAGTTACGTCTGGTCGGCCGGTCGTCTGCCGCGCTTCATGATCAAAGACGGTGTGTTCAAGGCTCCCGTCGTCGGCGCCGCGATGCGCCACTGCAAGCAGATCGAGGTCGCCCGCGGATCGGCAAACGCGCTGAAATCCATCGACGACGCGGTCTCGATACTCCAAGAAGGCGGCGTTGTGGTCGTCTATCCCGAGGGCACCGTCACCCGCAACGACAGCTTCTGGCCGATGCGCTCCAAGACTGGTGTCGCACGGATCGCCCGTGCCGCACCTGATGCGCCGGTGATCACGCTGTCGCAGTGGGGCGCGCAGGACACCTGGAACTACCACACGCGTAAGAAATCCATTTTCCCGCGCAAGAAGGTGACCATCGTGGCGCACGGTGAGTTGGACCTGACCGCCGAACGTGCCTTGCCGAATTCCGAGTCGTACCGACGGATGACCGACCGCATGATGAACGACATTGCTGCCGGGGTTGGCGAACTCCGCGGCGAGACGCCACCGCCGGACCTGTTCGCTGACGGCAAGAGTGATGCCTCATGA
- a CDS encoding NAD(P)H-dependent glycerol-3-phosphate dehydrogenase has product MTKVAVLGSGSWGTAYAKVLADAGSEVLLWARRPEVATSVNRYQENPDYLPGVTLPITLKATADYRQALDGARIVVLAIPSQTLRENLADWRDFIGPDATLVSLMKGIELGTTMRMSQVIAEVGGVGDERIAVVTGPNLAREIAGEQPAATVIACADHDRAVELQQASQTAYFRPYTHTDVVGCELGGAVKNVIALACGIAEGMGFGDNTKATLMTRGLAETSRLGVALGAQRGTFSGLAGLGDLAATCTSPLSRNRTFGERLGIGESLEQALRRTKQVAEGVKSCRSILDLATKNGVEMPITAAVVAICHEGRRARDEVGALMGRATKPESLA; this is encoded by the coding sequence ATGACGAAGGTCGCCGTTCTCGGTTCAGGATCCTGGGGTACGGCGTACGCAAAGGTCCTAGCCGACGCGGGCTCCGAGGTGCTGCTGTGGGCGCGGCGTCCCGAGGTTGCGACGTCGGTGAACCGCTATCAGGAGAACCCGGACTACTTGCCGGGTGTCACGCTGCCGATCACGTTGAAGGCAACAGCGGACTATCGGCAGGCTCTCGACGGCGCGCGGATCGTCGTACTGGCGATACCGTCGCAGACGCTGCGGGAGAATCTCGCCGATTGGCGTGACTTTATTGGCCCGGACGCGACTCTCGTCAGCTTGATGAAAGGGATCGAGCTTGGTACGACGATGCGCATGTCACAGGTGATCGCGGAAGTCGGCGGCGTCGGTGACGAACGCATCGCGGTCGTCACCGGTCCCAACCTGGCCCGCGAGATCGCGGGGGAACAGCCGGCCGCGACGGTGATCGCCTGCGCCGACCACGACCGCGCGGTCGAACTGCAGCAGGCCAGCCAGACGGCTTACTTCCGGCCCTATACGCACACCGACGTCGTCGGCTGCGAGCTCGGCGGTGCCGTCAAGAACGTCATCGCGCTCGCGTGCGGGATCGCCGAAGGCATGGGGTTCGGCGACAACACGAAGGCAACGTTGATGACCCGCGGGTTGGCCGAGACTTCGCGGCTGGGAGTCGCGCTTGGCGCGCAGCGCGGGACCTTCTCCGGTCTTGCGGGCCTCGGTGACCTTGCCGCGACATGCACCTCACCGCTGTCGCGCAACCGGACGTTCGGCGAGCGACTCGGGATCGGTGAGAGCCTCGAACAGGCGTTGCGGCGTACCAAACAAGTCGCCGAAGGAGTCAAGTCGTGCCGTTCGATCCTCGACCTCGCCACGAAGAACGGCGTGGAAATGCCCATCACCGCTGCGGTCGTCGCGATCTGCCACGAAGGACGCCGGGCACGCGATGAGGTGGGGGCGCTGATGGGGCGCGCGACGAAACCTGAATCGCTGGCCTGA
- a CDS encoding DUF3515 domain-containing protein produces the protein MSVSPARLATYIAIPTALVAAGITATIIANNLSGVGDASKNNSSTLSDVTVPEVDGTQDICANLVDGLPTEIDGRTQRSVKGHPGSMAWGQPPVVLICGVAKPAGYKATAQLTVVNDVTWFVKTQTDTSAYGVPGDNTLWTAMDREVYISVAVPNEVAGSTAIAPISTVVKQRLKSIEK, from the coding sequence GTGTCCGTATCACCTGCCCGGCTTGCCACGTACATCGCGATTCCCACCGCCCTCGTTGCCGCCGGTATCACCGCCACAATCATTGCCAACAACCTCAGCGGCGTTGGGGACGCCAGTAAGAACAACTCCAGCACACTGAGCGACGTCACGGTGCCTGAAGTCGATGGCACCCAGGACATCTGCGCGAACCTCGTAGACGGCCTGCCAACGGAGATCGACGGCCGCACGCAGCGCTCGGTGAAGGGCCACCCGGGCTCGATGGCGTGGGGCCAGCCACCGGTCGTGCTGATCTGCGGTGTCGCCAAGCCGGCGGGCTACAAGGCCACCGCACAGTTGACCGTCGTCAACGACGTCACGTGGTTCGTCAAGACCCAGACCGACACGTCGGCGTACGGCGTACCCGGCGACAACACGCTGTGGACCGCGATGGATCGAGAGGTCTACATCTCGGTCGCGGTTCCCAACGAGGTCGCGGGAAGCACCGCGATCGCGCCGATCTCGACGGTCGTCAAGCAGCGCTTGAAGTCGATCGAGAAGTAG
- a CDS encoding Lrp/AsnC family transcriptional regulator: MVEAYILIQTEVGRAADVAAEVRDMPGVKVADDVTGPYDVIVRAEARNVDELGKLVVARVQGIDGITRTLTCPVVNL, translated from the coding sequence ATGGTAGAGGCATACATTCTCATCCAGACCGAGGTCGGTCGAGCCGCTGATGTCGCCGCTGAGGTCCGCGACATGCCGGGAGTCAAGGTTGCCGACGACGTGACCGGGCCGTACGACGTCATCGTGCGGGCTGAGGCACGCAATGTCGACGAGCTGGGCAAGCTGGTCGTTGCGCGGGTACAGGGCATCGACGGCATCACTCGCACACTCACTTGTCCTGTCGTCAATCTCTAA